In one window of Primulina tabacum isolate GXHZ01 chromosome 8, ASM2559414v2, whole genome shotgun sequence DNA:
- the LOC142554660 gene encoding uncharacterized protein LOC142554660, with protein sequence MDLDFRVSIPSGDQMFTSQIVKRLELRLQKYAVHADLIVLPLPEFDIILGMDWISSHGAVIDFRQRSVSVRPPSGKPFVFEAARHQQFLHVIFCLCARNLIKRGCQAFLASIVSLTKPVSQKLEDIDVVREFSRVFHDDVAGIPPDREVDFSIELMPGTMPISKAPYRLAPTQMKELKDQIQDLVAFLGHNVSQDGKEVDP encoded by the exons ATGGATTTGGATTTCAGAGTATCGATCCCATCCGGGGACCAGATGTTCACTTctcagatagtgaagagattggagctcCGGTTGCAGAAGTATGCGGTGCAtgcagatttgatagtgctaccACTACCGGAGTTcgatatcattttgggtatggactggatCTCTTCTCATGGAGCAGTCATAGATTTTCGACAGAGGTCAGTTTCTGTCAGACCGCCCAGTGGGAAGCCATTTGtttttgaggcagccagacaccaGCAGTTCTTGCACGTCATTTTCTGCTTGTGTGCTAGGAATCTTATCAAGAGAGGCTGCCAGGCATTTCTAGCCAGCATCGTATCATTGACAAAGCCAGTCAGTCAGAAGCTGGAGGACATTGATGTAGTCAGGGAGTTCTCCAGAGTTTTTCATGACGATGTTGCAGGCATACCACCAGATAGAGAGGTTGACTTTTCGattgagctcatgccagggACAATGCCGATCTCAAAGGCACCCTACCGGTTAGCACCTACGCAGATGAAAGAGCTCAAAGATCAGATTCAGGATCT ggtggcattcttgggccacaatGTATCTCAGGATGGCAAAGAGGTCGACCCCTAG
- the LOC142554659 gene encoding uncharacterized protein LOC142554659, whose product MDKHDDILEGGRGPPPPPPPGDPATRVLECMARLLEQVQQAPRPQVDVFEQFRRLNPKEFGGTTYLFVAEGWIRSLELHFYYLQMKDGNRARCTIYMLRDDTFLWWEGAAHAVDVATLTWARFREMLFGKYFPADVKGRPTREFMSLRQGDLSVAEFIRKFDRGCHFVPMIAGDAAHKLRHFHDGLKPTLHRDVMLMRPEGYDEATACAF is encoded by the coding sequence ATGGACAAACATGATGATATCCTTGAGGGTGGCAGaggacctccaccaccaccaccgccagGGGACCCAGCTACCCGAGTCCTAGAGTGTATGGCTAGACTATTGGAGCAGGTACAACAGGCTCCTAGACCGCAGGTGGATGTTTTTGAGCAGTTTCGtaggctcaacccgaaggagttcgggggtaccaCTTATCTATTCGTAGCTGAAGGGTGGATCAGATCGCTGGAGCTTCACTTCTATTACCTTCAGATGAAGGATGGCAACCGGGCCAGGTGCACTATTTATATGCTGAGGGATGATACGttcctatggtgggaaggagccgcaCATGCAGTGGATGTGGCTACTCTCACATGGGCCAGATTCAGAGAGATGTTATTCGGGAAGTATTTCCCAGCTGACGTCAAGGGCCGCCCGACaagagagtttatgagtctccgccaggggGACTTGTCTGTGGCGGAGTTCATCCGCAAGTTTGACaggggctgccattttgtgcccatgatagcgGGAGATGCCGCCCataagctgaggcatttccaTGATGGACTGAAACCCACTCTCCACCGAGATGTCATGCTGATGAGGCCGGAAGGTTATGATGAGGCCACTGCCTGCGCTTTTTAG